A window from Musa acuminata AAA Group cultivar baxijiao chromosome BXJ3-10, Cavendish_Baxijiao_AAA, whole genome shotgun sequence encodes these proteins:
- the LOC135650390 gene encoding uncharacterized protein LOC135650390, which translates to MPDRLPSCFGGGATRGTPTSTMAGPNLTTSIYDTHLGVASLTWSRAIVGLTLLADLRLSGSEPGEDDEEGERLRFRVRPWLPWKRRGSRRFSLRDRSCHRCVEFAWDLSRASFHTGGSGRPEPASGFFVAVAFDGEMLLVAGDLVEEAYKKTKARRPIAPFSNPTPTARREHVVLGTSGGPRSYRTMARFGGKNREISIELGPKDREPEAGMAVAVDGEKVVHVQRLRWKFRGTEKVEVESGARMQVSWDLHDWLFQSTADAALSDAAVPTAAERGHAVFVFRFEEEEEEVAKAAEGHSGKVSGGPYGGHSGNGAYKGTVFGGHPGKTRNWSESSSNGGGGAETTAAQRKRKSRRKDLLKTTSSSSSASSASSASSSTVMEWASQEEMELQRSDGFSLLVYIREN; encoded by the coding sequence ATGCCGGATCGATTGCCGTCCTGCTTTGGCGGTGGCGCCACCAGGGGCACCCCGACTTCGACGATGGCCGGGCCCAACCTGACGACCTCGATCTACGACACCCACCTCGGCGTCGCCTCCCTCACCTGGTCCCGCGCCATCGTCGGTCTCACCCTCCTCGCCGACCTCCGCCTATCCGGCAGCGAACCCGGGGAGGATGACGAGGAGGGGGAGCGCCTCCGGTTCCGCGTCAGGCCGTGGCTCCCTTGGAAACGGCGGGGGTCTCGGCGGTTTAGCCTCAGGGACCGCTCCTGCCACCGCTGCGTGGAGTTCGCGTGGGACCTCTCGCGGGCCAGCTTCCACACGGGCGGCAGCGGCCGGCCCGAGCCTGCGTCTGGGTTCTTCGTCGCCGTCGCCTTTGATGGCGAGATGCTCCTCGTCGCTGGAGACCTCGTCGAGGAGGCGTACAAGAAGACCAAGGCCCGGAGGCCCATCGCCCCCTTCTCGAACCCGACGCCGACCGCCAGGCGGGAGCACGTCGTGCTGGGGACCTCCGGCGGCCCGAGATCGTACCGGACAATGGCGCGATTCGGGGGCAAGAATAGGGAGATTTCGATCGAACTGGGCCCGAAAGATAGGGAGCCGGAGGCGGGGATGGCTGTGGCTGTCGACGGCGAGAAGGTcgtccacgtgcagcggctccgcTGGAAGTTCCGGGGGACAGAAAAAGTGGAGGTGGAGAGCGGCGCCCGGATGCAGGTCTCGTGGGACCTCCACGACTGGCTCTTCCAGTCAACGGCAGACGCCGCGTTAAGCGACGCAGCCGTACCGACGGCCGCGGAGCGGGGGCACGCCGTGTTCGTGTTCCGcttcgaggaagaggaggaagaggtcgCAAAGGCCGCGGAGGGACATTCCGGGAAGGTATCTGGCGGCCCGTACGGGGGGCATTCTGGGAACGGCGCGTACAAAGGCACGGTGTTCGGGGGGCATCCCGGGAAGACCAGGAACTGGAGTGAGAGTAGCAGCAACGGCGGCGGCGGAGCGGAGACAACGGCAGcacagaggaagaggaagagcagGAGAAAGGACCTCCTGAAGACGACCTCTTCCTCATCGTCGGCGTCGTCGGCGTCGTCGGCGAGCAGTTCCACCGTGATGGAGTGGGCGAGCCAGGAGGAGATGGAGTTGCAGAGATCGGACGGCTTCTCGCTGCTGGTGTACATCAGGGAGAACTAA
- the LOC135650498 gene encoding plasma membrane ATPase 4-like encodes MATGYNGVATKSVSLEDIKNETVDLEKVPVSEVFEHLKCSQEGLTAEEGEDRLQIFGPNKLEEKTESKFLKFLGFMWNPLSWVMEIAAIMAIVLANGGGEPPDWQDFVGIVVLLIINSTISFIEENNAGNAAAALMAGLAPKTKVLRDGKWSEQEAAILVPGDIISIKLGDIIPADARLLEGDPLKIDQSALTGESLPVTKNPGDEIFSGSTCKQGEIEAVVIATGVHTFFGKAAHLVDSTNNVGHFQKVLTAIGNFCICSIAFGMLVEIIVMYPIQHRRYRDGIDNLLVLLIGGIPIAMPTVLSVTMAIGSHRLSEQGAITKRMTAIEEMAGMDVLCSDKTGTLTLNKLTVDKSLIEVFVKDMDKDTVVLYAARASRVENQDAIDACIVGMLADPKEARAGIQELHFLPFNPVEKRTAITYVDSKGKWHRASKGAPEQIIDLCNMKEDARKKVHAMIGKFADRGLRALGVARQEVPEASKESAGAPWQFMGLLPLFDPPRHDSAETIRRALNLGVNVKMITGDQLAIAKETGRRLGMGTNMYPSSTLLGEKNDDTTGLPIDDLIEKADGFAGVFPEHKYEIVRRLQEKKHICGMTGDGVNDAPALKKADIGIAVADATDAARSASDIVLTEPGLSVIVSAVLTSRAIFQRMKNYTIYAVSITIRIVLGFMLVALIWRFDFSPFMVLVIAILNDGTIMTISKDRVKASPLPDSWKLREIFATGIVLGAYLAIMTVVFFYVAHDTDFFSEAFGVRSIKDHSDELTAALYLQVSIISQALIFVTRSRSWSFVERPGLLLVFAFIAAQLVATVIAVYASWGFARIQGIGWGWAGVIWLYSLITYFPLDVLKFIIRYALSGRAWDNFLQNKTAFTSKKDYGKGEREAQWALAQRTLHGLQLPPDTSGLFDDNNNYRELSEIAEQAKRRAEVARLRELHTLKGHVESVVKLKGLDIEGMPQHYTL; translated from the exons ATGGCCACCGGTTACAATGGAGTCGCCACCAAGTCCGTGTCGCTGGAGGACATCAAGAACGAGACCGTCGATCTT GAGAAGGTTCCCGTGAGCGAGGTCTTTGAGCATCTGAAATGTAGCCAGGAAGGGCTCACCGCCGAGGAGGGCGAGGACCGACTGCAGATCTTTGGCCCCAACAAGCTCGAGGAGAAGACG GAGAGCAAGTTCCTCAAGTTCTTAGGATTCATGTGGAATCCGCTGTCGTGGGTCATGGAGATCGCTGCCATCATGGCCATCGTCTTGGCTAACGGAGGG GGTGAGCCACCGGACTGGCAGGACTTCGTCGGAATCGTCGTTCTCCTCATCATAAACTCCACCATCAGCTTCATCGAGGAGAACAACGCAGGCAATGCCGCCGCCGCCCTCATGGCTGGCCTCGCCCCTAAGACTAAG GTGCTGAGGGATGGGAAGTGGTCGGAGCAGGAGGCTGCGATCCTCGTCCCCGGTGACATCATCAGCATCAAGCTGGGTGATATCATCCCTGCcgacgcccgcctcctcgagggcgACCCGCTCAAGATCGACCAGTCGGCGCTCACCGGCGAGTCCCTCCCTGTGACCAAGAACCCAGGCGATGAGATATTCTCCGGTTCCACATGCAAGCAAGGAGAGATCGAGGCCGTCGTCATCGCCACCGGCGTCCACACCTTCTTTGGAAAGGCCGCCCACCTCGTCGACAGCACCAACAACGTAGGCCACTTCCAGAAGGTGCTCACCGCCATTGGAAACTTCTGCATTTGCTCGATCGCCTTCGGCATGCTCGTCGAGATCATCGTCATGTACCCGATCCAGCACCGGCGATACAGGGACGGCATCGACAACCTCCTGGTGCTGCTCATCGGCGGAATTCCCATCGCCATGCCCACTGTGCTGTCGGTGACGATGGCCATCGGGTCCCACCGTCTGTCAGAGCAAGGGGCAATTACCAAGAGGATGACGGCCATCGAGGAGATGGCCGGCATGGACGTGCTTTGCAGTGATAAGACTGGTACCCTTACCCTCAACAAGCTCACCGTCGACAAGAGCCTGATCGAG GTGTTCGTGAAGGACATGGATAAGGATACGGTAGTCCTGTACGCTGCAAGGGCCTCCAGGGTTGAGAACCAGGACGCCATTGATGCCTGCATTGTCGGGATGCTGGCCGACCCCAAGGAG GCACGAGCTGGAATCCAGGAACTCCACTTTCTGCCCTTCAATCCAGTAGAGAAGCGCACTGCCATCACATACGTCGATTCGAAAGGCAAATGGCATCGCGCGAGCAAAGGCGCTCCTGAGCAG ATCATTGACCTCTGCAACATGAAAGAGGACGCCCGGAAGAAGGTCCATGCCATGATCGGCAAGTTCGCCGACCGCGGCCTCCGCGCTCTGGGTGTGGCAAGGCAGGAGGTGCCCGAGGCGAGCAAGGAGAGTGCCGGCGCTCCATGGCAATTCATGGGTCTGTTGCCCCTCTTCGATCCCCCGAGGCATGACAGTGCCGAGACCATCCGCCGTGCGCTCAACCTGGGTGTCAATGTCAAGATGATCACGGGCGACCAGCTTGCCATTGCCAAAGAGACCGGGCGTAGGCTCGGCATGGGCACCAACATGTATCCGTCCTCCACCCTCCTCGGCGAGAAGAACGATGACACCACCGGCCTCCCCATCGATGACCTCATCGAGAAGGCTGATGGCTTTGCCGGAGTCTTCCCCG AGCACAAGTACGAGATAGTGAGGAGGCTACAGGAGAAGAAGCACATCTGTGGCATGACAGGGGACGGCGTCAACGACGCACCAGCTCTGAAGAAGGCGGACATCGGCATCGCAGTGGCAGACGCGACGGACGCCGCACGCAGTGCTTCGGACATCGTGCTCACGGAGCCCGGTCTGAGTGTGATCGTGAGCGCAGTGCTGACGAGCCGCGCCATCTTCCAGCGGATGAAGAACTACACCATCTACGCCGTCTCCATCACCATCCGCATCGTGCTCGGCTTCATGCTCGTCGCCCTCATCTGGCGCTTCGACTTCTCCCCCTTCATGGTCCTCGTCATCGCCATCCTCAACGATGGCACCATCATGACCATCTCCAAGGACCGAGTCAAGGCCTCCCCACTGCCCGACTCATGGAAGCTCCGGGAGATCTTCGCCACCGGCATCGTTCTCGGTGCTTACCTTGCAATCATGACCGTGGTCTTCTTCTACGTTGCTCACGACACCGATTTCTTCTCC GAAGCGTTCGGTGTGAGGTCAATCAAGGACCACAGTGATGAGCTGACCGCAGCGCTGTATCTGCAAGTGAGCATCATCAGTCAAGCACTCATCTTCGTCACCCGGTCCAGGAGTTGGTCCTTCGTGGAGCGCCCCGGTCTCTTGCTAGTCTTTGCCTTCATCGCTGCCCAGTTG GTGGCTACTGTCATCGCGGTGTATGCCTCGTGGGGGTTTGCCAGGATCCAGGGCATCGGATGGGGGTGGGCTGGGGTCATTTGGCTCTACAGCCTCATCACCTACTTCCCTCTCgacgttctcaagttcatcattcgCTACGCTCTGAGTGGAAGAGCCTGGGACAACTTTCTCCAGAACAAG ACGGCCTTCACCTCGAAGAAGGATTACGGGAAGGGTGAGAGAGAGGCACAGTGGGCGCTGGCTCAGCGCACCCTGCATGGCCTACAGCTGCCCCCAGACACCTCGGGCCTGTTCGACGACAACAACAACTACAGGGAGTTGTCTGAGATCGCGGAGCAGGCCAAGAGGCGAGCCGAGGTTGCAAG GCTTCGGGAGCTGCACACGCTCAAGGGGCATGTCGAGTCCGTGGTGAAGCTCAAGGGACTGGACATCGAGGGCATGCCGCAGCATTACACTCTGTGA
- the LOC135651215 gene encoding DNA replication licensing factor MCM5-like isoform X2, with translation MSGWDEGAVFYSDQAQFPRGGGDPDQGSITRHTALRKFKEFIRGFNGEKGDFPYRESLVHSPDHLTVAMEDLDAFDAVLSDKIRKFPADFLPLFETAASEVLASLRSKVAGETGEMEEPITGEVQVFLSSKESSVSMRSVGAEYMSRLVKISGIAIAASRVKAKATYVTLMCKNCKSIKTVPCRPGLGGAIVPRSCDHVPQAGEEPCPLDPWIVAPDKSKYVDLQTLKLQENPEDVPTGELPRNTLVSIDRHLVQTIVPGTRLTVMGIYSIYQASAAQKGAVGVKQPYIRVVGLEQTRETNSSGPSTFTLDEELEFKEFAQRPDAYAKLCSMIGPSIYGHADVKKALACLLFGGSKKRLPDGVQLRGDIHVLLLGDPSTAKSQFLKFVEKTAPVAVYTSGKGSSAAGLTASVIRDSSSREFYLEGGAMVLADGGVVCIDEFDKMRPEDRVAIHEAMEQQTISIAKAGITTVLNSRTSVLAAANPPSGRYDDLKTAQDNIDLQTTILSRFDLIFIVKDIREYDQDKKIASHIIKVHASGAAASKSTNATEGENWLKRYIEYCRVTCHPQLSEKAAEMLQNKYVEIRQRMRQQANETGKAAAVPITVRQLEAIIRLSESLAKMRLTSVATQEHVEEAFRLFNVSTMDAARSGINEHLNLTPEIANEIKQAEAQIKRRMGIGSHISERRLIDELARMGMNESIVRRALLIMHQRDEVEYKRERHVIVRKA, from the exons ATGTCGGGGTGGGATGAAGGGGCGGTGTTCTACAGCGACCAGGCGCAGTTCCCCCGCGGCGGCGGAGACCCCGATCAGGGATCCATCACTCGCCACACCGCCCTCCGCAAGTTCAAGGAGTTCATACGCGGATTCAATGGCGAGAAGGGCGACTTCCCTTACCG CGAGAGCCTCGTCCATAGTCCCGACCACCTCACCGTGGCCATGGAGGATCTCGACGCCTTCGATGCCGTGCTCTCCGACAAGATCCGCAAGTTTCCAGCCGATTTCCTCCCCCTG TTCGAAACCGCAGCCTCAGAGGTGCTTGCGAGCCTGAGATCTAAGGTTGCAGGCGAGACAGGGGAGATGGAGGAGCCCATCACAGGAGAGGTGCAAGTCTTTCTATCTTCCAAAGAGAGTTCGGTCTCCATGAGATCTGTCGGG GCCGAGTACATGTCCAGGCTTGTTAAGATATCTGGGATTGCGATCGCTGCTTCTAGAGTCAAGGCCAAGGCCACATACGTAACTCTGATGTGCAAGAATTGCAAGAGCATCAAGACTGTGCCTTGTCGACCAGGGCTTGGAGGTGCCATCGTTCCCCGGTCATGTGACCATGTGCCTCAG GCTGGTGAAGAGCCTTGCCCTTTGGATCCTTGGATAGTCGCACCAGATAAGAGCAAGTATGTTGACCTGCAGACCCTCAAACTGCAGGAGAATCCAGAG GATGTCCCAACTGGAGAGCTGCCAAGAAATACACTTGTATCCATAGATCGGCACCTGGTTCAGACTATTGTGCCTGGCACAAGGCTGACAGTTATGGGCATCTATAGCATCTATCAAGCATCTGCAGC TCAGAAAGGTGCGGTTGGAGTTAAACAACCTTATATTAGAGTTGTCGGATTGGAACAAACCCGTGAAACAAATTCCTCTGGTCCATCAACCTTTACCTTAGATGAG GAGTTAGAATTCAAAGAGTTTGCTCAAAGGCCTGATGCATATGCTAAGTTATGTTCAATGATTGGACCTTCAATCTATGGCCATGCTGATGTAAAGAAAGCTCTGGCTTGTTTGTTATTTGGGGGTTCAAAGAAG AGGCTACCAGATGGCGTACAGTTAAGGGGAGACATCCATGTCTTGCTACTGGGTGATCCATCTACAGCAAAATCACAG TTTCTCAAGTTTGTCGAGAAAACAGCTCCAGTGGCTGTTTATACTTCAGGAAAAGGTTCGTCTGCTGCTGGTCTAACTGCATCCGTGATTCGTGACAGTAGCTCA CGTGAATTTTATCTTGAAGGAGGTGCCATGGTTTTGGCTGATGGTGGAGTAGTTTGTATTGATGAATTTGACAAAATGAGGCCTGAAGATAG AGTTGCTATTCATGAAGCCATGGAGCAGCAAACTATTTCTATTGCCAAAGCAGGAATTACAACAGTACTCAACTCAAGAACATCTGTACTTGCAGCTGCTAATCCTCCATCTGGGCGCTATGATGATCTTAAG ACTGCACAGGATAACATTGATTTGCAGACGACCATCCTATCCAGATTTGACCTGATCTTCATTGTGAAAGATATCAGAGAATATGACCAAGACAAG AAAATTGCTAGTCATATTATTAAAGTTCATGCTAGTGGTGCTGCGGCCTCCAAAAGCACCAATGCTACTGAGGGAGAAAATTGGCTGAAAAG GTACATTGAGTACTGCCGGGTCACATGCCATCCACAGCTATCAGAAAAGGCTGCTGAAATGTTACAAAACAAGTATGTAGAGATCAGGCAG AGAATGAGGCAGCAGGCCAATGAGACTGGAAAAGCTGCTGCAGTTCCAATTACTGTCAGGCAGCTTGAGGCAATAATACGTTTGAGTGAATCTCTAGCTAAGATGAGATT GACTTCTGTTGCTACCCAAGAGCATGTGGAAGAGGCATTCAGGTTGTTCAATGTTTCCACAATGGATGCTGCTCGTTCTGGAATAAATGAGCATTTGAATTTAACTCCTGAGATTGCAAACGAAATCAAG CAAGCCGAGGcacaaataaaaagaagaatgGGCATCGGAAGCCACATATCAGAAAGGCGTCTCATAGATGAGCTTGCGAGAATGGGCATGAATGAGTCCATA GTGAGGAGAGCTCTCTTAATTATGCATCAAAGAGATGAGGTGGAGTATAAGAGGGAACGTCATGTTATTGTGCGCAAAGCTTGA
- the LOC135651215 gene encoding DNA replication licensing factor MCM5-like isoform X1 — MSGWDEGAVFYSDQAQFPRGGGDPDQGSITRHTALRKFKEFIRGFNGEKGDFPYRESLVHSPDHLTVAMEDLDAFDAVLSDKIRKFPADFLPLFETAASEVLASLRSKVAGETGEMEEPITGEVQVFLSSKESSVSMRSVGAEYMSRLVKISGIAIAASRVKAKATYVTLMCKNCKSIKTVPCRPGLGGAIVPRSCDHVPQAGEEPCPLDPWIVAPDKSKYVDLQTLKLQENPEDVPTGELPRNTLVSIDRHLVQTIVPGTRLTVMGIYSIYQASAAASSQKGAVGVKQPYIRVVGLEQTRETNSSGPSTFTLDEELEFKEFAQRPDAYAKLCSMIGPSIYGHADVKKALACLLFGGSKKRLPDGVQLRGDIHVLLLGDPSTAKSQFLKFVEKTAPVAVYTSGKGSSAAGLTASVIRDSSSREFYLEGGAMVLADGGVVCIDEFDKMRPEDRVAIHEAMEQQTISIAKAGITTVLNSRTSVLAAANPPSGRYDDLKTAQDNIDLQTTILSRFDLIFIVKDIREYDQDKKIASHIIKVHASGAAASKSTNATEGENWLKRYIEYCRVTCHPQLSEKAAEMLQNKYVEIRQRMRQQANETGKAAAVPITVRQLEAIIRLSESLAKMRLTSVATQEHVEEAFRLFNVSTMDAARSGINEHLNLTPEIANEIKQAEAQIKRRMGIGSHISERRLIDELARMGMNESIVRRALLIMHQRDEVEYKRERHVIVRKA; from the exons ATGTCGGGGTGGGATGAAGGGGCGGTGTTCTACAGCGACCAGGCGCAGTTCCCCCGCGGCGGCGGAGACCCCGATCAGGGATCCATCACTCGCCACACCGCCCTCCGCAAGTTCAAGGAGTTCATACGCGGATTCAATGGCGAGAAGGGCGACTTCCCTTACCG CGAGAGCCTCGTCCATAGTCCCGACCACCTCACCGTGGCCATGGAGGATCTCGACGCCTTCGATGCCGTGCTCTCCGACAAGATCCGCAAGTTTCCAGCCGATTTCCTCCCCCTG TTCGAAACCGCAGCCTCAGAGGTGCTTGCGAGCCTGAGATCTAAGGTTGCAGGCGAGACAGGGGAGATGGAGGAGCCCATCACAGGAGAGGTGCAAGTCTTTCTATCTTCCAAAGAGAGTTCGGTCTCCATGAGATCTGTCGGG GCCGAGTACATGTCCAGGCTTGTTAAGATATCTGGGATTGCGATCGCTGCTTCTAGAGTCAAGGCCAAGGCCACATACGTAACTCTGATGTGCAAGAATTGCAAGAGCATCAAGACTGTGCCTTGTCGACCAGGGCTTGGAGGTGCCATCGTTCCCCGGTCATGTGACCATGTGCCTCAG GCTGGTGAAGAGCCTTGCCCTTTGGATCCTTGGATAGTCGCACCAGATAAGAGCAAGTATGTTGACCTGCAGACCCTCAAACTGCAGGAGAATCCAGAG GATGTCCCAACTGGAGAGCTGCCAAGAAATACACTTGTATCCATAGATCGGCACCTGGTTCAGACTATTGTGCCTGGCACAAGGCTGACAGTTATGGGCATCTATAGCATCTATCAAGCATCTGCAGC TGCTTCCAGTCAGAAAGGTGCGGTTGGAGTTAAACAACCTTATATTAGAGTTGTCGGATTGGAACAAACCCGTGAAACAAATTCCTCTGGTCCATCAACCTTTACCTTAGATGAG GAGTTAGAATTCAAAGAGTTTGCTCAAAGGCCTGATGCATATGCTAAGTTATGTTCAATGATTGGACCTTCAATCTATGGCCATGCTGATGTAAAGAAAGCTCTGGCTTGTTTGTTATTTGGGGGTTCAAAGAAG AGGCTACCAGATGGCGTACAGTTAAGGGGAGACATCCATGTCTTGCTACTGGGTGATCCATCTACAGCAAAATCACAG TTTCTCAAGTTTGTCGAGAAAACAGCTCCAGTGGCTGTTTATACTTCAGGAAAAGGTTCGTCTGCTGCTGGTCTAACTGCATCCGTGATTCGTGACAGTAGCTCA CGTGAATTTTATCTTGAAGGAGGTGCCATGGTTTTGGCTGATGGTGGAGTAGTTTGTATTGATGAATTTGACAAAATGAGGCCTGAAGATAG AGTTGCTATTCATGAAGCCATGGAGCAGCAAACTATTTCTATTGCCAAAGCAGGAATTACAACAGTACTCAACTCAAGAACATCTGTACTTGCAGCTGCTAATCCTCCATCTGGGCGCTATGATGATCTTAAG ACTGCACAGGATAACATTGATTTGCAGACGACCATCCTATCCAGATTTGACCTGATCTTCATTGTGAAAGATATCAGAGAATATGACCAAGACAAG AAAATTGCTAGTCATATTATTAAAGTTCATGCTAGTGGTGCTGCGGCCTCCAAAAGCACCAATGCTACTGAGGGAGAAAATTGGCTGAAAAG GTACATTGAGTACTGCCGGGTCACATGCCATCCACAGCTATCAGAAAAGGCTGCTGAAATGTTACAAAACAAGTATGTAGAGATCAGGCAG AGAATGAGGCAGCAGGCCAATGAGACTGGAAAAGCTGCTGCAGTTCCAATTACTGTCAGGCAGCTTGAGGCAATAATACGTTTGAGTGAATCTCTAGCTAAGATGAGATT GACTTCTGTTGCTACCCAAGAGCATGTGGAAGAGGCATTCAGGTTGTTCAATGTTTCCACAATGGATGCTGCTCGTTCTGGAATAAATGAGCATTTGAATTTAACTCCTGAGATTGCAAACGAAATCAAG CAAGCCGAGGcacaaataaaaagaagaatgGGCATCGGAAGCCACATATCAGAAAGGCGTCTCATAGATGAGCTTGCGAGAATGGGCATGAATGAGTCCATA GTGAGGAGAGCTCTCTTAATTATGCATCAAAGAGATGAGGTGGAGTATAAGAGGGAACGTCATGTTATTGTGCGCAAAGCTTGA